Proteins from one Bacteriovorax sp. BAL6_X genomic window:
- a CDS encoding isochorismate synthase MenF, whose product MRLSANNLQIDIINALIKLDCSSEDLIKGSEYSLYKFEAGFNNISSIIDHFQTFKKFYFLNKDKDTEILALGSWRDFNSLYHYEDIERLIESHEFLKICGAQRFKAEADSLEWHGLEDCSYFIPKVLIESTPQGVDINVILPNSFFADEQNKKQVLHELAITLDPNPKHTLTDYNHITKSISETSKNQWNKIVKAAVSKINRSQISKIVLSRKLKVSFKNPISSYGQFKTLKENNSHNSYNILFQFSPHQCFYSVTPETLFKLDGRKIFIDSLAGTTKRGANKQEDDALEQTLLTNTKELEEHRHVSSYIEDTLANLASDIEITKKEQILKLKYIQHIHTKYEGVLNENAKRSDLITYLHPTPAVAGLPKPLAIELISELETNSRGLYAAPIGYFSKDKTEFAVGLRCALVDKTDLHIYAGCGIVKDSSAEKEWNETTNKMKNFTEVIKAKSWTNFH is encoded by the coding sequence TTGCGATTATCTGCTAATAACCTTCAAATTGATATCATCAATGCCTTGATTAAGCTTGATTGCTCAAGTGAAGATTTAATCAAAGGCAGTGAGTATAGCCTCTATAAGTTTGAAGCTGGCTTTAATAATATTTCATCTATTATTGATCACTTTCAAACTTTTAAGAAGTTTTACTTTTTAAACAAGGACAAGGACACGGAAATCTTGGCCCTTGGTTCATGGCGTGACTTCAACTCTCTTTATCACTATGAAGACATTGAACGCCTTATTGAGTCACATGAATTCTTAAAAATCTGTGGAGCACAGCGCTTTAAAGCAGAAGCAGACTCCCTCGAATGGCACGGCCTTGAAGACTGCTCGTACTTTATACCAAAGGTTTTAATTGAATCAACTCCTCAAGGAGTCGATATCAATGTAATTCTACCAAACTCATTCTTTGCAGATGAGCAAAACAAGAAACAAGTTTTACACGAGCTAGCGATCACCCTAGATCCAAATCCAAAGCATACTCTTACAGATTATAACCATATTACAAAGAGTATTTCTGAAACGAGTAAGAACCAATGGAACAAAATTGTGAAGGCCGCTGTTTCTAAGATAAATCGTTCTCAGATTTCAAAAATTGTCCTTTCAAGAAAGCTTAAGGTTTCTTTTAAGAATCCAATTTCTTCTTATGGACAATTTAAGACCTTAAAAGAAAATAATAGTCATAATAGCTACAATATCTTATTTCAATTTTCTCCTCACCAGTGCTTCTATAGCGTCACACCTGAGACTCTATTTAAACTTGATGGTAGAAAAATCTTTATTGATAGTCTTGCGGGGACGACAAAAAGAGGTGCAAATAAACAAGAGGACGATGCTCTTGAGCAAACACTTCTAACAAATACAAAAGAACTAGAAGAACATAGACATGTCTCTAGCTATATTGAAGACACTCTTGCTAATCTTGCAAGTGATATTGAAATCACAAAGAAAGAGCAAATCTTAAAGCTTAAGTATATTCAGCATATTCATACTAAGTATGAGGGCGTCTTAAATGAAAATGCAAAACGTAGTGATCTAATCACTTACCTGCATCCAACTCCAGCGGTAGCAGGGCTTCCAAAGCCATTAGCGATTGAGCTCATTAGTGAACTTGAAACAAACTCAAGAGGACTCTACGCTGCTCCAATTGGTTATTTCTCCAAAGACAAAACTGAATTTGCGGTAGGACTAAGATGTGCCCTTGTGGATAAAACAGACCTTCATATCTACGCAGGCTGTGGAATTGTCAAAGATTCTTCGGCCGAAAAAGAGTGGAACGAAACCACAAATAAAATGAAGAACTTCACTGAAGTTATCAAGGCCAAATCATGGACAAATTTCCACTAA
- the ubiE gene encoding bifunctional demethylmenaquinone methyltransferase/2-methoxy-6-polyprenyl-1,4-benzoquinol methylase UbiE yields the protein MSNKELATRKTKSFEIFDKIAGTYDLLNHILSFGIDIYWRKVVIANLPKREKLQCLDLACGTGDLTIALARAKNVESVTGIDLSKGMIEIGKKKIVAKKLDHKAKMQIGDGVEIPAADETFDVTSVSFGIRNFPDFKKSLQNMYRVIRPGGRSFVLEFSIPKNFIFRGIYFFYFRYLLPFVGNLISKHKDAYTYLNQTVEDFPYGQEFADEMTKAGFKNVRFITLTFGIATLYIGEK from the coding sequence ATGAGCAATAAAGAACTTGCTACAAGAAAAACGAAGTCATTTGAGATCTTTGATAAGATCGCTGGTACATACGATTTACTAAATCACATCCTTTCATTTGGTATTGATATTTACTGGCGCAAGGTGGTTATTGCCAACCTTCCAAAGAGAGAAAAACTACAATGCCTAGACCTTGCCTGTGGAACGGGGGATCTTACAATTGCACTTGCCCGCGCAAAAAATGTCGAGAGTGTTACAGGAATTGATCTATCGAAAGGTATGATTGAAATTGGAAAGAAGAAAATCGTCGCAAAGAAGCTAGATCATAAAGCAAAAATGCAAATTGGTGATGGAGTAGAAATTCCTGCGGCCGATGAAACATTTGATGTCACAAGTGTAAGCTTCGGTATTAGAAACTTCCCTGATTTCAAAAAATCTCTACAGAATATGTACAGAGTTATACGTCCAGGTGGAAGAAGCTTTGTTCTTGAGTTTTCAATTCCAAAGAATTTTATCTTTCGTGGAATTTACTTCTTCTACTTCAGATACTTACTACCATTTGTTGGAAATTTAATTTCAAAGCATAAAGATGCCTACACATATCTGAATCAAACTGTAGAAGACTTTCCATATGGACAGGAATTTGCGGACGAAATGACTAAGGCAGGGTTTAAGAATGTCAGATTTATTACTCTAACATTTGGAATTGCCACTCTTTACATTGGAGAGAAGTAA
- a CDS encoding polyprenyl synthetase family protein, which translates to MNEFFESIPPQILEKAVNIDLDIKSENCLKSIKEVLAKTVLSGGKRLRPMLTFLMADFFNAREKEDVTICARAIEMVHAASLAHDDVIDGATQRRGNPSINVEASNKKAVLAGDYLLADVILSLSKIGSIKVLQSMSQVIQDLAIGEWVQSDALESRKYSKEVIENIAFHKTASVMGWCCWSGAYLGVEDEELAAKAARFGHLIGIAFQMIDDTLDFSDGESLKDAHLDLEQNLVNSVVYDYLAANPLKMEAYQKGGELKDIVNLDEIAGSVFNIKNEAKALIDEARDILHEIRTELIARGFNEERLAETIRPLELIGGFILNRQV; encoded by the coding sequence ATGAACGAATTTTTTGAAAGCATCCCTCCACAAATTTTAGAGAAAGCGGTCAATATTGACCTTGATATTAAGTCTGAAAACTGCCTTAAATCCATTAAGGAAGTTCTCGCTAAAACTGTTTTATCTGGTGGAAAACGCCTGCGCCCAATGCTGACATTTTTAATGGCAGATTTTTTTAATGCGCGTGAGAAAGAGGATGTGACGATTTGTGCTCGTGCGATTGAAATGGTCCACGCTGCTTCACTTGCTCACGATGATGTTATCGATGGTGCAACGCAAAGGCGTGGAAATCCTTCAATTAATGTTGAGGCATCAAATAAGAAGGCCGTGCTTGCTGGAGACTACCTTCTGGCAGACGTTATCTTAAGTCTCTCAAAAATTGGTTCAATTAAAGTTCTACAAAGTATGTCTCAAGTTATTCAAGACCTTGCCATTGGAGAATGGGTTCAGTCTGATGCTCTTGAGTCTCGTAAATATTCAAAAGAAGTTATTGAAAATATCGCCTTCCACAAAACTGCTTCTGTGATGGGGTGGTGCTGTTGGTCTGGGGCCTACCTTGGTGTTGAAGATGAAGAGTTGGCAGCTAAGGCCGCACGCTTTGGACACTTAATTGGTATTGCTTTCCAGATGATCGATGACACTCTTGATTTTAGTGATGGAGAGAGCTTGAAAGATGCTCATCTCGATCTTGAGCAAAACTTAGTTAACTCTGTTGTCTATGACTATCTTGCGGCCAATCCTCTTAAGATGGAAGCCTATCAGAAAGGTGGCGAGCTAAAGGATATCGTTAATCTCGATGAGATCGCTGGAAGTGTTTTCAATATCAAAAATGAGGCAAAGGCACTAATTGATGAGGCCCGCGATATCCTTCATGAAATCCGCACTGAATTAATTGCACGTGGATTCAATGAAGAGCGCTTAGCTGAAACGATCAGGCCTCTTGAGCTTATTGGTGGGTTTATTCTAAATCGCCAAGTTTAA
- a CDS encoding endonuclease/exonuclease/phosphatase family protein, which yields MKTTNLLLITLFILIGVSCASNDRRDDEIHLVHWNIKELDTAKLSKKNDQLTSVKNILEKLDFDSISVNEIQYDLPNGKNLEKLLGQLKEDTSEFAFSFTQANTGNKAKKVNGKYSKDRKNADQVNYGLFPGQYSTGFASKHPIKEEIIVKDLQWKEFNPAADFSKFRDGAGKKLPKEMQLFDKSFTHLVIEVADKEVHLILLHTVPSYHFGNRQTPNYERNRDQLRFLEWYVTGATNFNVKLPKKYAHLKPIHKEDRVIIMGDFNTSIYMNNPGSVVLRRLFNHLSPWLKNPGPTNERQTFAANRNPLTLDYIAYRGLKLMDAGIYNPETLVNKGNVFCTPPSELPKYMVKGLDKRVTCIDDDAIELKKASDHFPIWATFRL from the coding sequence ATGAAAACGACAAATCTTCTTTTAATAACACTTTTTATTTTAATAGGTGTTTCTTGTGCCTCTAATGATAGACGAGATGATGAAATTCATCTCGTTCATTGGAATATTAAGGAACTTGATACAGCGAAGCTAAGTAAGAAAAATGATCAACTTACAAGTGTTAAGAATATTCTAGAGAAACTTGATTTTGACTCTATTAGCGTAAATGAAATTCAATACGATCTTCCTAATGGAAAGAATCTCGAAAAGCTCTTAGGTCAATTAAAAGAAGATACAAGTGAGTTTGCCTTTAGCTTCACTCAGGCAAACACTGGGAATAAAGCAAAGAAAGTAAATGGAAAGTACTCTAAAGATCGTAAGAATGCCGACCAAGTAAATTACGGACTTTTTCCTGGTCAGTACTCAACAGGTTTCGCTTCTAAGCATCCAATCAAAGAAGAGATCATCGTAAAGGATCTTCAGTGGAAGGAGTTTAATCCCGCCGCTGACTTTTCAAAGTTTCGAGATGGCGCCGGAAAGAAGCTTCCAAAAGAGATGCAACTTTTTGATAAGAGCTTCACTCACCTCGTCATTGAGGTCGCAGATAAAGAAGTTCATCTTATTCTTCTTCACACAGTTCCAAGTTATCACTTTGGTAATCGTCAGACGCCAAATTATGAAAGAAACCGTGACCAACTTCGTTTTCTTGAGTGGTATGTAACTGGTGCAACAAATTTCAATGTGAAGCTGCCAAAGAAGTATGCTCACTTAAAACCAATTCATAAAGAAGATCGAGTGATCATCATGGGTGATTTCAACACTTCAATTTATATGAATAATCCTGGCTCTGTTGTTCTTAGAAGATTATTTAATCACCTAAGTCCTTGGCTCAAAAATCCAGGGCCAACAAATGAGCGCCAAACTTTTGCCGCCAATCGTAATCCACTAACACTAGATTATATTGCTTACAGAGGCCTAAAGCTTATGGATGCTGGAATCTATAACCCAGAGACTCTTGTTAATAAGGGCAATGTCTTTTGTACGCCACCAAGTGAGCTACCAAAGTATATGGTTAAAGGATTAGATAAGCGTGTGACTTGTATTGACGACGATGCCATTGAGCTTAAGAAAGCAAGTGATCACTTCCCTATTTGGGCAACGTTTAGACTTTAA
- a CDS encoding aminopeptidase P N-terminal domain-containing protein, whose translation MTNNVYINRRKKLLEMMDDGIAIIASATYAHKSNDTEFPFRQNSNFRYLTGLNEADSALILSKKNGVEKQIIFVRPKDEIAEMWAGKRLGPIKASELLGTDEGHSIEELDKKLEELLPGHKNLYVHLSERTDIADKARRIASSLFHKKRAQQELPPDTFKNVGHLIEKMRFIKDETEIATMREAMIVTDRAHRAAMALARPGATEQEVNALMTYLFMKGPSQGSAYDNIIAGGNNANCLHYIKNDEVLNDGDLLLIDAGSELNGYATDITRTFPVSGKYTGIQKEVYNIVLESQLAAIELSKPGNNATMLHNKVSEILTQGLIDLKVLEGSVSSNIEQANHRKYFPHGTGHWLGLDVHDQNPYLIEGTKDPMTFTKGCIFTIEPGLYFNNEFSNIPEELKGIGIRIEDNILITDDGYENLSHMIPKTVEEVEEACAKDVKEFLL comes from the coding sequence ATGACAAATAATGTCTATATAAACCGCCGTAAAAAGCTACTAGAAATGATGGATGACGGAATTGCAATTATTGCTTCCGCTACATACGCTCATAAGAGCAATGACACTGAGTTCCCATTTCGTCAAAACTCAAATTTTCGTTATTTAACAGGTTTAAATGAAGCCGATAGTGCTCTTATCCTTTCGAAAAAAAATGGTGTTGAAAAACAGATTATCTTTGTTCGCCCAAAAGATGAAATTGCAGAAATGTGGGCAGGAAAAAGACTTGGGCCAATAAAAGCAAGTGAACTTCTGGGCACTGATGAAGGCCACTCGATTGAAGAGCTTGATAAGAAACTAGAAGAGCTTCTTCCTGGCCATAAGAATCTATACGTTCACCTAAGTGAGCGCACTGATATTGCGGATAAGGCAAGAAGAATTGCTAGTTCTTTATTTCACAAGAAAAGAGCGCAACAAGAGCTTCCACCAGATACATTTAAAAATGTCGGCCACTTAATCGAAAAGATGCGTTTTATTAAAGATGAAACAGAAATCGCCACAATGAGAGAAGCAATGATCGTTACAGATCGTGCTCACCGTGCGGCCATGGCACTTGCTCGCCCAGGAGCGACAGAACAAGAAGTAAATGCACTTATGACTTACCTTTTTATGAAAGGGCCTAGTCAAGGAAGTGCATACGATAATATTATCGCAGGTGGAAATAACGCAAATTGCTTACACTATATCAAAAACGATGAAGTTCTAAATGATGGAGACCTTCTTCTTATCGATGCAGGAAGTGAGCTAAATGGTTATGCAACAGATATCACAAGAACTTTCCCAGTTAGTGGAAAGTACACAGGGATTCAAAAGGAAGTTTATAATATCGTTCTTGAATCACAACTTGCGGCCATTGAATTATCAAAACCGGGTAATAACGCAACAATGCTTCATAATAAAGTTAGTGAAATCCTAACTCAAGGTCTAATTGACCTTAAGGTTCTTGAAGGAAGTGTTAGTTCAAATATTGAACAAGCAAATCACAGAAAGTACTTCCCTCACGGAACAGGTCACTGGCTAGGTCTTGATGTTCACGATCAAAACCCATACTTAATTGAAGGGACAAAAGATCCAATGACTTTCACAAAAGGTTGTATCTTTACGATTGAGCCAGGACTTTACTTCAATAATGAATTCTCAAATATTCCAGAAGAATTAAAAGGAATTGGAATTCGTATCGAAGATAATATTCTTATCACTGATGATGGATACGAGAACCTATCTCACATGATTCCAAAAACAGTTGAAGAAGTTGAAGAAGCTTGTGCAAAAGACGTAAAGGAATTCCTACTGTAA
- the lysS gene encoding lysine--tRNA ligase, translating into MTQKLNLVHWADMTADRIIRQHGDKNDYVVASGITPSGVVHFGNFREVITTDLVARGLRARGKNVRFIFSWDDYDTFRKIPANLPKQEELAQYLFQPIVDTPDPFGEHDSYAAHHEHNFEEQLRKVGVDVEPIYQAKKYRAGDYKEQIKLALNKRFEIRDILNQYRKEPYGDDYYPVSVYCEKYKTDKTTILSWDGESKLRYKHNEHDYEGEIDINTTSLAKLPWRVDWPMRWAFEKVDFEPGGKDHSSQGGSFSTAKDIVKIFDWEAPIYLQYDFVSIKGLGGKMSSSKGNLVTVNDILKIYEPEMVRWIFASYKTNVDFAISFDLDVLKTYEDYDRQERLAYGLEQGNEKKVAMAKRVIELSQIGDHPAECPFQPSFRHLCNVLQINDGDIEAARVFYADQIKNNRDERRFRERSACALYWLQENAPEEFKFAINKEAVDMPLEQNVRTYLDKLVALCESEWDSIADDKEFNDKMYEIMHELELKPADIFAPIYQKLISREKGPKLAGFIRTIGKERVIKLLK; encoded by the coding sequence ATGACACAAAAATTAAATCTTGTTCACTGGGCCGATATGACGGCAGATCGCATTATCCGCCAACATGGTGACAAAAACGACTACGTTGTCGCCAGCGGAATTACACCATCCGGTGTTGTTCACTTTGGAAACTTTAGAGAGGTAATAACAACAGACTTAGTAGCACGTGGACTACGTGCTCGAGGCAAGAATGTTCGCTTTATCTTTTCTTGGGATGATTACGACACGTTTAGAAAGATTCCAGCAAACCTTCCTAAACAAGAGGAATTAGCTCAGTACCTATTTCAACCAATTGTTGATACGCCAGACCCATTTGGAGAACATGATAGCTATGCTGCTCACCACGAGCACAACTTCGAAGAACAACTTAGAAAAGTTGGTGTAGACGTTGAGCCGATCTATCAGGCAAAGAAGTATCGCGCCGGTGATTACAAGGAACAGATTAAGCTTGCTCTTAATAAGAGATTTGAGATTCGTGATATCCTAAACCAATACAGAAAAGAACCATACGGTGATGACTACTATCCAGTATCTGTTTACTGCGAAAAGTATAAAACCGATAAAACGACAATTCTTTCATGGGACGGAGAAAGCAAGTTACGTTACAAGCATAATGAACATGACTATGAAGGTGAAATCGATATTAATACGACAAGTCTTGCAAAGCTTCCATGGCGTGTTGATTGGCCAATGCGATGGGCATTTGAAAAAGTTGATTTTGAACCAGGTGGAAAGGATCACTCTTCTCAAGGTGGCTCTTTTTCAACAGCAAAAGACATTGTAAAAATCTTTGATTGGGAAGCACCTATCTACCTTCAATATGATTTTGTTTCGATAAAAGGGCTTGGTGGAAAAATGAGCTCTTCGAAAGGTAATCTTGTTACAGTAAATGATATCCTTAAAATATATGAACCTGAAATGGTTCGATGGATTTTTGCCTCATATAAAACAAATGTGGACTTTGCAATTTCATTTGACCTTGATGTTCTTAAAACTTATGAAGATTACGATCGTCAAGAACGTCTGGCCTATGGGCTTGAGCAAGGAAACGAAAAGAAAGTTGCGATGGCAAAAAGGGTAATTGAACTTTCTCAAATTGGAGATCATCCAGCTGAATGTCCATTCCAACCATCATTTAGACATCTTTGTAATGTTCTTCAAATTAATGATGGTGACATTGAAGCTGCTCGCGTGTTCTATGCTGATCAAATAAAAAATAATAGAGACGAAAGACGCTTTAGAGAAAGAAGTGCTTGTGCTCTTTATTGGTTACAAGAAAATGCTCCAGAAGAATTTAAATTTGCTATCAATAAGGAAGCTGTTGATATGCCTCTTGAGCAAAATGTTCGCACATACCTTGATAAGTTAGTTGCTCTTTGTGAGTCTGAGTGGGACTCAATTGCAGATGATAAAGAGTTCAATGATAAGATGTATGAAATTATGCACGAGCTAGAACTTAAGCCTGCAGATATTTTTGCACCAATTTATCAAAAACTAATTTCACGTGAAAAAGGACCAAAGCTTGCAGGATTTATCCGTACAATTGGTAAAGAGCGTGTGATTAAACTTTTAAAGTAA